A window of Candidatus Hydrogenedentota bacterium contains these coding sequences:
- a CDS encoding protein kinase has protein sequence MAQNEPHDPERTQPLDPPPGPVFGDRFRVRQMLGTGAMGDVYLAEDLKLQRRVAIKCIRAEHRASEVLLQRIKRECLLHARIGAHPNIVTLYDIIDSGDQLLIVMEYVEGEALDKALSRLTHSARPMPPERCVEIVIQCLEALAHTHRHGIIHRDIKPANVILDRKAPGRRSAKLMDFGIARLEDEDPNATTLTQPGSRSPGTPLYMAPEQIDSAAYGPVTPAADIYAVGVMLYHMISGRPPFLGTMTDIFNGHLNFTPKPCATASGEPVDPVLWGAIERAMAKRPADRFASAEDFADMLRGYLTMRRASGSYAGGATEFDEPPRRKKSFRRKSAAGWIAPVAAVLVAVAIGVGLYLRAPERQDVETQQAALPPALPQADPREARPSNAPKPEPAETSPSSAPEPEPEPVRPVAPLEYTVPAGPETSAIPAAAPAESPPAPTPAPLPEIIPPTPATDAGATEPSLPRLEETAAPVLDEFHAFPAVTEAADAPMVIVTEASELPPGSGPVALWDDPVVFDPLEGAGGFGDAGAPGMETGDPGPAAELETVAARGEVTVVPPASETTPPAPAAGVEARPIPDPDGGPGADTAQPRVHVVQAGETLRTIASRYGLTSDDLARWNQLRDPNSLFVGQELYLYERPGLESREAPGAEAPDEDRGSPGQVFKEDLKDVFDKTKQGIRNLGRKVRNAGK, from the coding sequence ATGGCGCAAAATGAACCCCACGATCCGGAGCGGACCCAACCGCTTGATCCGCCGCCCGGGCCCGTGTTTGGCGATCGCTTTCGCGTTCGCCAGATGCTTGGCACGGGCGCGATGGGCGACGTGTACCTGGCGGAGGACCTGAAGCTCCAGCGGCGCGTGGCGATCAAGTGTATCCGGGCGGAGCACCGGGCGAGCGAGGTGCTCTTGCAGCGCATCAAGCGCGAATGCCTACTGCACGCGCGGATCGGCGCGCACCCCAATATCGTCACGCTTTACGACATCATCGACAGCGGCGACCAGTTGCTGATCGTGATGGAGTACGTCGAAGGCGAGGCCCTGGACAAGGCGCTCTCCCGCCTGACCCACAGCGCCCGCCCGATGCCGCCGGAGCGCTGCGTCGAAATCGTGATCCAGTGCCTGGAGGCGCTCGCGCACACCCACCGCCACGGCATCATCCACCGCGACATCAAGCCGGCCAACGTTATTCTGGATCGGAAAGCGCCGGGCCGCCGCTCCGCCAAGCTCATGGACTTCGGCATCGCGCGCCTGGAGGACGAGGACCCCAACGCCACCACGCTCACGCAGCCCGGCAGCCGCAGTCCCGGCACACCGCTCTACATGGCCCCGGAACAGATCGATTCCGCGGCCTACGGCCCGGTCACGCCCGCGGCCGACATCTATGCGGTGGGCGTGATGCTCTACCACATGATTTCCGGGCGCCCGCCGTTCCTCGGCACCATGACCGACATTTTCAACGGCCACCTCAACTTCACGCCGAAACCCTGCGCCACGGCATCGGGCGAACCGGTGGATCCCGTGCTGTGGGGCGCCATTGAGCGCGCCATGGCCAAGCGCCCGGCCGACCGCTTCGCGTCCGCCGAGGATTTCGCGGACATGCTGCGCGGTTACCTCACGATGCGCCGGGCGTCCGGCTCGTACGCCGGCGGCGCCACGGAATTCGACGAGCCGCCGCGCCGTAAGAAGTCCTTTCGGCGCAAGTCCGCCGCGGGCTGGATCGCGCCGGTCGCCGCTGTGTTGGTCGCGGTGGCGATTGGAGTCGGCCTCTACCTCCGCGCACCGGAGCGCCAGGACGTGGAGACGCAGCAAGCCGCCCTTCCGCCGGCCCTGCCGCAGGCGGATCCGCGCGAGGCCCGACCATCCAACGCGCCGAAGCCCGAGCCGGCTGAGACTTCGCCATCCAGTGCGCCGGAGCCCGAACCCGAGCCGGTAAGGCCCGTGGCCCCATTGGAATACACCGTGCCGGCGGGCCCGGAGACCAGCGCGATTCCCGCCGCCGCGCCGGCGGAATCACCGCCCGCGCCGACGCCCGCGCCGCTGCCGGAAATTATTCCGCCCACGCCCGCAACAGACGCCGGGGCGACGGAGCCGTCGCTTCCCCGGCTCGAGGAAACGGCTGCGCCGGTCCTGGACGAGTTCCACGCGTTTCCCGCCGTGACGGAGGCCGCTGATGCGCCCATGGTAATCGTAACCGAGGCCTCGGAGTTGCCGCCCGGTAGCGGGCCGGTTGCACTGTGGGATGACCCGGTAGTGTTCGACCCGCTGGAAGGGGCCGGCGGCTTTGGCGATGCGGGCGCGCCGGGGATGGAAACCGGCGATCCGGGGCCAGCCGCCGAACTCGAGACCGTGGCGGCGCGCGGCGAAGTGACCGTGGTTCCGCCGGCCTCCGAGACGACGCCCCCGGCGCCGGCGGCGGGTGTGGAGGCCAGGCCTATTCCCGATCCCGATGGCGGGCCGGGCGCGGATACGGCGCAACCGCGGGTGCACGTGGTGCAGGCGGGAGAAACCCTCAGAACGATCGCATCCCGGTATGGGCTGACCAGCGACGATCTGGCTCGCTGGAATCAGTTGCGCGACCCGAATTCCCTGTTCGTCGGGCAGGAACTGTACCTCTACGAACGGCCCGGCCTCGAATCTCGCGAAGCGCCCGGGGCGGAGGCTCCCGACGAGGATCGCGGTTCGCCGGGCCAGGTCTTCAAGGAGGATCTTAAGGATGTGTTCGACAAGACAAAGCAGGGCATCCGCAATCTGGGCCGGAAGGTGCGGAACGCGGGCAAGTAA
- a CDS encoding DUF1080 domain-containing protein — MILAIGCVFLVSDLARGVAAPSDGDGFVPMFNGKDLTGWKTTGNWVVEEDGVVTLVPRPGESGWQRFDAYLMTERTYKDFTIDLEFKIQKEGNSGVFFRVGDPLDPVEQGIEVQILDTHGLENPGHHDCGGVIRTAGPTKNMAKPAGEWNRYIITCIGSHLTVNLNGEQIIDIQLDEGPMKDRPLEGHIGFQDEAKRVWYRNVKIKELGGEAAE, encoded by the coding sequence ATGATACTGGCGATCGGGTGCGTGTTTTTGGTGTCCGACCTGGCCCGTGGCGTCGCAGCCCCCTCCGATGGGGACGGCTTCGTGCCCATGTTCAACGGGAAGGACCTCACCGGCTGGAAGACCACGGGCAACTGGGTGGTGGAGGAGGATGGCGTGGTGACGCTCGTGCCGCGGCCGGGCGAATCGGGCTGGCAGCGCTTCGACGCCTACCTCATGACCGAGCGGACCTACAAAGACTTCACCATCGACCTCGAATTCAAAATCCAGAAGGAAGGCAACTCCGGCGTGTTCTTCCGCGTCGGCGATCCCCTGGACCCCGTGGAGCAGGGAATTGAAGTCCAGATCCTCGACACCCACGGCCTCGAAAACCCCGGCCACCACGACTGCGGCGGCGTCATCCGAACGGCCGGCCCCACAAAAAACATGGCCAAACCAGCCGGCGAATGGAACCGCTACATCATCACCTGCATCGGCAGCCACCTCACCGTGAATCTCAACGGCGAGCAGATCATCGACATCCAGCTCGACGAGGGCCCGATGAAAGACCGCCCCCTCGAAGGCCATATCGGTTTCCAGGACGAGGCGAAGCGGGTCTGGTACCGGAACGTGAAGATCAAGGAACTGGGCGGGGAAGCGGCGGAGTAG
- a CDS encoding type II toxin-antitoxin system VapB family antitoxin translates to MRATLNIDDALLDQVMQYTESTNRSEAVRRALKAYIRQQEIRQILAMRGTMEIDDSWRELRALDTMPL, encoded by the coding sequence ATGCGCGCCACGCTCAATATCGATGACGCCTTGCTCGATCAGGTCATGCAATATACCGAGTCCACCAACCGCTCCGAGGCGGTTCGCCGGGCGCTGAAGGCCTATATCCGGCAGCAGGAGATCCGCCAGATTTTGGCTATGCGGGGCACGATGGAGATTGACGATAGCTGGCGTGAACTACGTGCCCTGGACACCATGCCCCTGTGA
- a CDS encoding PIN domain-containing protein, whose translation MNCSMRMRWLLRKARPVETLDRDWETTGNLMRRLREQGITVPLTDALIATVAKRNGIAVLTADDHFRHLGVDVYAPSDDH comes from the coding sequence ATGAACTGCTCGATGCGGATGCGCTGGCTTCTCAGGAAGGCTCGGCCCGTAGAAACGTTGGACCGCGACTGGGAAACCACTGGTAATCTCATGCGGCGCTTGCGTGAGCAGGGCATCACGGTTCCATTGACCGATGCCCTGATAGCGACCGTCGCGAAGCGGAACGGGATCGCCGTCTTGACCGCCGATGACCACTTCCGGCATTTGGGCGTTGATGTATACGCGCCCTCGGACGATCATTAG
- a CDS encoding dihydrofolate reductase family protein, with the protein MRPLRFSINVTLDGCFDHREGIADEELHRHAAHSIEQADALLFGRVVYEMMEEAWREPAETGVCPDWMDAWMLPFAHTIHRAKKYVVSTTLERVDWNAELVRGDVGEAVRRLKQEPGNGIFVGGEKLALSLTELGLIDEYEFIIHPRLAGHGPTLFSGLSKRVDLELVGREEFRSGAVVLRYALRR; encoded by the coding sequence ATGCGACCCCTTCGCTTTTCCATCAATGTGACCCTGGACGGGTGTTTCGATCATCGGGAAGGTATTGCGGACGAGGAATTGCACCGCCACGCCGCCCACAGCATCGAACAGGCCGATGCGCTGCTGTTTGGCCGGGTGGTTTACGAGATGATGGAGGAGGCCTGGCGGGAGCCGGCCGAGACCGGCGTATGCCCGGACTGGATGGATGCGTGGATGCTTCCGTTCGCCCACACCATCCACCGGGCGAAGAAGTACGTGGTGTCGACCACGCTGGAGCGGGTGGATTGGAACGCGGAGCTGGTGCGCGGCGATGTGGGCGAGGCCGTCCGGCGGCTTAAGCAGGAGCCGGGCAACGGCATCTTCGTGGGCGGGGAGAAACTCGCGCTGTCCTTGACCGAGTTGGGTTTGATCGATGAATACGAGTTTATCATCCATCCCAGACTGGCCGGCCACGGGCCGACCCTTTTTTCGGGGCTGTCGAAGCGCGTCGACTTGGAGCTCGTGGGCCGGGAGGAGTTCCGTTCGGGGGCCGTGGTGTTGCGGTATGCGCTGAGACGGTAG
- a CDS encoding type II toxin-antitoxin system RelE/ParE family toxin, producing the protein MQTIVELPEFVRRAAGLLTDDEKRELLNYLASEPRAGVLVQGTGGVRKLRWAVGVKGKSGGVRVIYYVHGIRVPIFLLTVYGKREKDNLTKAECNELALLTSALVKNYRSRS; encoded by the coding sequence ATGCAGACGATTGTCGAATTGCCCGAATTTGTCCGCCGAGCGGCGGGGCTGCTCACTGACGACGAGAAACGTGAGCTCCTGAACTACCTGGCCTCGGAACCTCGTGCAGGGGTCCTCGTGCAGGGTACCGGTGGCGTTCGAAAGCTCCGCTGGGCGGTGGGTGTGAAGGGCAAGAGCGGTGGCGTTCGCGTAATTTACTATGTACATGGCATCAGGGTCCCGATCTTCCTTCTGACGGTCTACGGGAAGCGTGAAAAGGACAATCTCACGAAAGCGGAATGCAATGAACTGGCGCTACTTACAAGCGCGTTGGTGAAGAACTACCGGAGCCGGTCATGA
- a CDS encoding helix-turn-helix domain-containing protein — protein MSEVFDSIKKGLEEAIAYSEGRCPEAVVHEVTPLDVKAIRAQVGMSQSEFASAFGISVSTLRHWERGDRKPQGPALVLLNIVAREPKMVLRVLAG, from the coding sequence ATGAGTGAAGTTTTCGATAGCATTAAGAAAGGACTGGAGGAGGCTATTGCCTATTCCGAGGGCCGGTGTCCCGAGGCGGTGGTGCACGAAGTTACGCCCCTGGATGTGAAAGCGATTCGCGCGCAGGTGGGGATGAGCCAGTCGGAGTTTGCGTCGGCCTTCGGGATTAGCGTGAGCACCTTGCGGCATTGGGAGCGCGGCGACCGGAAACCGCAGGGGCCGGCGCTGGTGCTGTTGAATATCGTCGCGCGGGAGCCGAAGATGGTGTTGCGGGTGCTGGCGGGTTAG
- a CDS encoding NAD(P)-dependent alcohol dehydrogenase, with protein sequence MKAAVYDRYGPPEVVYIKEVPTPVPRDDEVLVRIHATAVNSGDWRVRSLNVPPGFGLIARLALGITGPRKRILGMEFSGVVEAVGKDVTKFQAGDAVFSGAEFGGHAEYRCVPKSGPIALKPANLRFEEAAALCFGGATALHYLRDKGKVRPGESVLVNGASGAVGIASIQIARHFGAEVTAVCSAANADLVRAFGADHVIDYTQEDFTRNGKTYDLIVDAAGSAPWAVCKNSLSPRGRLLVVLGSLWGMIHAPFVSRKGGKTVITGVAAPSAEKTAFLAALAAEGKFKPHIEHIYAFEEIAKAHAHVDTGRKRGSVVVSIVEGEESGG encoded by the coding sequence ATGAAAGCCGCCGTCTACGACCGCTACGGCCCGCCGGAGGTCGTCTATATCAAAGAAGTCCCGACGCCCGTTCCGCGTGACGATGAAGTCTTGGTCCGGATCCACGCCACGGCGGTGAACTCTGGGGATTGGCGGGTGCGCAGTTTGAACGTACCGCCGGGATTCGGCCTTATCGCGCGCCTCGCCTTGGGCATCACCGGCCCGAGGAAGAGAATTCTGGGGATGGAGTTCTCGGGCGTGGTGGAAGCGGTTGGGAAGGATGTCACGAAGTTCCAGGCGGGCGATGCGGTCTTCTCCGGCGCGGAGTTCGGCGGCCACGCCGAATACCGGTGCGTGCCCAAGAGCGGGCCCATCGCCTTGAAGCCCGCGAACCTGCGCTTCGAGGAAGCGGCCGCCCTCTGCTTCGGCGGAGCCACCGCGCTGCACTACCTGCGCGACAAAGGCAAGGTTCGGCCCGGGGAATCGGTCCTTGTCAACGGCGCGTCGGGTGCGGTGGGCATCGCGTCGATTCAGATCGCCAGACACTTCGGCGCCGAAGTGACCGCCGTGTGCAGCGCGGCCAATGCCGATCTGGTGCGCGCGTTCGGGGCGGACCATGTCATCGATTACACGCAGGAGGACTTCACCCGGAACGGCAAGACCTACGACCTCATCGTCGACGCCGCCGGCTCCGCGCCCTGGGCCGTCTGCAAGAATTCCCTGAGCCCGAGGGGGCGGCTGCTGGTCGTCCTGGGCTCCCTCTGGGGGATGATTCACGCGCCGTTCGTGTCACGAAAGGGTGGAAAGACGGTTATCACCGGCGTTGCGGCGCCGAGTGCGGAGAAGACGGCGTTCCTGGCCGCGCTCGCCGCCGAAGGGAAGTTCAAGCCGCATATTGAACACATCTATGCCTTCGAGGAAATCGCAAAGGCCCATGCCCACGTGGACACCGGACGAAAACGGGGCAGTGTCGTGGTCTCGATTGTCGAGGGCGAAGAGTCTGGCGGCTAA
- a CDS encoding DUF5009 domain-containing protein, which produces MSDASNTNLHKFSSTARVVSVDALRGFDMFWIIGADYFVRALGKISDSPSASFFSTQLQHVKWEGFRFYDLIFPLFVFLLGMSVVFSLPKYVAERGKLAAHVRVLRRSVLLFLLGALRDGGLEDLASESPFSGVLQRMAWCYLGAALIFMNVRVKAQVAIFVAILIGYWALVSFVPHPDLGVAGTTFNQKENFVDWVDYKFLPMKEEGQYSESEGLLSTIPAIATALLGVFAGLILRDGRFSDWKRVWIFAGAGVLMVLAGYLWGLQFPIVKKIWTSSFVLVAGGYSCLLLALFYCVVDVLKFQRWAIPLIWIGANPLMIYMLSEFIDFRNIARRIVGGPVADQFGQYGELFILAVAIVIVFLFARFLYHRKIFLRV; this is translated from the coding sequence ATGTCTGATGCATCCAACACAAACCTGCACAAATTTTCCTCGACCGCGCGCGTGGTGTCCGTAGACGCCCTCCGTGGATTCGATATGTTCTGGATTATCGGAGCGGACTATTTTGTCCGCGCGCTCGGCAAGATCAGTGACTCGCCATCAGCGTCGTTCTTTTCGACGCAGCTCCAACACGTAAAGTGGGAAGGTTTCCGCTTCTACGACCTGATTTTCCCCCTGTTCGTGTTTCTCCTGGGGATGTCGGTGGTCTTTTCGCTGCCGAAATACGTCGCGGAGCGCGGGAAGCTCGCGGCGCATGTGCGCGTGCTGCGCCGGAGCGTGCTGCTCTTCCTCCTCGGGGCGCTGCGGGACGGCGGCCTGGAGGATCTGGCTTCCGAAAGCCCGTTCAGCGGCGTCTTGCAGCGGATGGCCTGGTGCTACCTGGGCGCCGCGCTGATCTTCATGAACGTGCGGGTGAAGGCGCAGGTCGCGATCTTCGTCGCAATCCTCATCGGCTACTGGGCGCTCGTCAGCTTTGTGCCCCATCCCGATCTCGGCGTCGCCGGGACGACCTTCAACCAGAAGGAAAACTTTGTCGACTGGGTGGACTACAAATTCCTCCCAATGAAGGAAGAAGGGCAGTATTCGGAGTCCGAAGGCCTGTTGAGCACAATCCCCGCGATCGCCACCGCGCTGCTCGGCGTCTTCGCCGGCTTGATCCTCCGGGACGGCCGCTTCAGCGATTGGAAGCGGGTTTGGATCTTTGCGGGGGCGGGCGTCCTCATGGTGCTTGCGGGCTACCTCTGGGGGTTGCAATTTCCCATCGTCAAGAAGATCTGGACGTCCTCCTTCGTGCTGGTGGCCGGCGGCTACAGCTGCCTGCTGCTGGCGCTCTTCTATTGCGTCGTGGACGTGCTGAAATTTCAGCGCTGGGCCATTCCCCTCATCTGGATCGGCGCCAACCCCCTGATGATCTACATGCTCAGCGAGTTCATCGATTTCCGGAATATCGCGCGCCGTATCGTGGGCGGGCCCGTCGCCGATCAATTCGGGCAGTATGGAGAGCTGTTCATTCTTGCCGTGGCTATCGTGATCGTCTTCCTCTTCGCGCGATTCCTGTACCACCGCAAGATCTTCCTGCGGGTTTGA
- a CDS encoding sodium:solute symporter family protein, with amino-acid sequence MIGTPLDIAVMATYFVAVIGFGVYFGRYSSTTKDFYLGGQRFAWWVIAFSATATTVGSYSFVKYSEAGFNYGISSSQTYLNDWFWMPVLLLVWLPIIYYQRIQSVPEFFERRFGPGARAAATIIILLYLIGYVGINLLTLGVAMQTMLGLPVLAGAAIACVAVTFYVFAGGQTSVIMTDLVQGITLLVVGLGVFLAGVLHVGGFVDFWALLPQSHRFIFSEFNSPDKFSFIGIYGQDGLANSGAFVLMNQGIIMRFLAMRSVKDGQKMAICWILVLSPLAAITVSGGGWVARALVENGEIEAKASDAFILASHFLCGPGVFGFVLAALMAALMSTADTLINASSAVFVNDIYKPYMKREAADRHYLRVARISSLSVAAIGLALVPLFQGDTVYQAHAKFTAAVTPPIVVAILFGILWKRFNTPAALAALLGGGALVFLSTIAPFDGLFLKPVSFGMGPDSYGFTRALFGLLASGVLGTIVTLSTRPQPAEAIAGLVAGTQTVAMERFKGGALNRREGKVVYLTVEADPALAGREDAQLSREHLDTLAAEPGDLLYICDRRWWLGGLHSIHLKAAEPGGADTVRMCPEAMAGAHLKNGDRVWIEKMF; translated from the coding sequence ATGATCGGGACGCCGCTGGACATCGCCGTGATGGCGACCTATTTTGTGGCCGTGATCGGGTTTGGCGTCTATTTCGGGCGCTACAGCAGCACCACGAAGGATTTTTACCTGGGCGGGCAGCGCTTCGCGTGGTGGGTGATCGCGTTTTCCGCCACGGCCACGACGGTGGGGAGCTACAGCTTCGTCAAGTACAGCGAGGCGGGGTTCAACTACGGGATCAGCAGCAGCCAGACGTACCTGAACGACTGGTTCTGGATGCCGGTGCTGCTCCTGGTCTGGCTGCCGATCATTTACTACCAGCGGATCCAGTCCGTCCCCGAGTTCTTCGAGCGGCGCTTCGGTCCGGGCGCGCGGGCGGCGGCAACCATCATCATCCTGCTCTACCTCATTGGCTATGTCGGCATTAACCTGCTCACACTTGGCGTGGCGATGCAGACCATGCTCGGCTTGCCGGTGCTCGCGGGCGCCGCCATCGCCTGTGTGGCGGTGACGTTCTATGTGTTTGCGGGCGGCCAGACTTCCGTCATCATGACCGACCTTGTGCAGGGCATCACCCTGCTCGTCGTGGGTTTGGGCGTATTTCTGGCCGGCGTCCTGCATGTGGGCGGCTTTGTCGACTTCTGGGCGCTTCTGCCGCAAAGCCACCGTTTCATCTTTTCCGAGTTCAACAGCCCCGACAAGTTCAGCTTCATCGGTATTTACGGCCAGGATGGCCTCGCAAACTCCGGCGCGTTTGTCCTCATGAACCAGGGCATCATCATGCGCTTTCTGGCGATGCGCAGCGTGAAGGACGGCCAGAAAATGGCCATCTGCTGGATCCTGGTCCTTTCGCCCCTCGCCGCGATCACGGTGAGCGGCGGCGGCTGGGTCGCGCGGGCGCTGGTGGAAAATGGCGAGATCGAGGCGAAGGCGAGCGACGCCTTTATTCTCGCGTCCCATTTTCTCTGTGGGCCGGGCGTATTCGGTTTTGTGCTCGCCGCGCTCATGGCGGCGCTCATGAGCACCGCCGACACGCTGATCAACGCGTCCAGCGCGGTTTTCGTTAATGATATCTACAAGCCGTACATGAAGAGAGAGGCCGCGGACCGGCACTACCTGCGCGTTGCGCGGATCTCCAGCCTCAGCGTGGCCGCGATCGGCCTGGCGCTCGTGCCGCTGTTCCAGGGCGACACCGTCTACCAGGCGCACGCCAAGTTTACCGCCGCGGTTACACCCCCGATTGTTGTCGCGATTCTCTTTGGCATCCTCTGGAAGCGCTTCAACACCCCCGCCGCGCTCGCCGCATTGCTCGGCGGCGGCGCCCTGGTCTTCCTCTCCACCATCGCGCCCTTCGACGGCCTTTTCCTCAAGCCCGTCTCCTTTGGCATGGGCCCGGACAGCTACGGCTTCACGCGCGCGCTCTTCGGGCTTCTCGCCAGCGGTGTCCTCGGCACGATTGTCACCCTGTCTACCCGGCCCCAGCCGGCGGAAGCCATCGCGGGCCTCGTGGCCGGCACACAGACGGTCGCCATGGAGCGCTTCAAGGGCGGCGCGCTGAACCGGCGGGAAGGAAAGGTCGTCTACCTCACAGTGGAAGCCGATCCGGCCCTGGCCGGGCGCGAAGATGCGCAGCTTTCCCGGGAACACCTCGACACCCTGGCGGCCGAACCCGGCGATCTGCTGTACATCTGCGACCGGCGCTGGTGGCTCGGCGGGCTTCACAGCATCCACCTGAAGGCCGCGGAACCGGGCGGCGCCGACACGGTCCGCATGTGTCCGGAAGCCATGGCGGGCGCCCACCTGAAGAACGGCGACCGCGTCTGGATCGAGAAGATGTTCTGA
- a CDS encoding type II toxin-antitoxin system RelE/ParE family toxin — MEDIWFWTAAKYDIDQALRYQALLDQALDDLRLEPERPSSIPRPELGTGVRSYHIELSKHRSGTGIKSPRHVIIYALRMADEVLVLRIVHDRMNLRRQRLE; from the coding sequence ATGGAAGATATCTGGTTTTGGACGGCCGCAAAATATGATATCGATCAGGCACTGAGATACCAGGCGCTTTTGGATCAGGCACTGGATGACCTCCGGCTGGAACCTGAGCGCCCGTCCAGCATACCCCGCCCCGAGCTTGGAACCGGCGTTCGAAGCTACCACATTGAACTGAGTAAACACCGGAGCGGGACAGGCATCAAGTCACCCCGCCACGTGATCATCTATGCGCTCCGCATGGCCGATGAGGTGCTTGTTCTGCGGATCGTCCATGATCGCATGAACCTGCGGCGCCAGCGTCTGGAATAG
- a CDS encoding type II toxin-antitoxin system ParD family antitoxin, which produces MTTQTIDLPEEQAQFIREIVASGRYPDETAVVRAALQLLEREEEAYRENLEELRAEVRKGLDDIEAGRYIELSSREEIAAFGREISRRGMERLAETTRSGTEHITGAPDVPTTSRK; this is translated from the coding sequence ATGACCACCCAAACCATAGACCTTCCCGAAGAGCAGGCGCAATTCATCCGCGAAATCGTGGCGTCGGGCCGCTACCCAGACGAAACCGCCGTCGTCCGCGCCGCCTTACAACTCCTCGAACGCGAAGAGGAGGCGTACCGCGAGAACCTGGAGGAATTGCGCGCGGAAGTGCGGAAGGGACTCGATGATATCGAGGCGGGCCGCTACATTGAGTTGAGCTCGCGCGAGGAGATAGCGGCCTTCGGTCGCGAGATATCGCGCCGCGGCATGGAACGGCTCGCCGAAACGACTCGCTCCGGTACGGAGCACATCACGGGCGCGCCGGATGTCCCTACAACTTCACGTAAGTGA